A genomic region of Pelodiscus sinensis isolate JC-2024 chromosome 19, ASM4963464v1, whole genome shotgun sequence contains the following coding sequences:
- the SLC25A23 gene encoding mitochondrial adenyl nucleotide antiporter SLC25A23 isoform X2 has translation MDKDGTMTIDWLEWRDHFILNPLENMEEVVHYWKHSMVLDIGECLTVPDEFSEKEKKTGMWWKQLLAGAMAGAVSRTGTAPLDRLKVFMQVHASKTNHMNVFGGLKGMIQEGGVRSLWRGNGINVLKIAPESAIKFMAYEQIKRGIRGQQETLRVQERFVAGSLAGATAQTIIYPMEVLKTRLTLRKTGQYAGMADCAKKILRKEGLRAFYKGYLPNVLGIIPYAGIDLAIYETLKNMWLQKYSSHTADPGILVLLACGTVSSTCGQIASYPLALVRTRMQAQASIEGAPQPTMLGLFRHILSREGVLGLYRGIAPNFMKVIPAVSISYVVYENMKQLLGVTSR, from the exons ATGGACAAGGACGGCACCATGACCATCGACTGGCTCGAGTGGAGAGACCACTTCATCCTCAACCCGCTGGAGAACATGGAGGAGGTCGTCCACTACTGGAAGCACTCCATG GTCCTGGATATCGGGGAGTGCCTTACCGTGCCTGACGAATTCTCCGAGAAGGAGAAGAAGACGGGGATGTGGTGgaagcagctgctggcaggcgccatggcaggAGCCGTCTCCAGAACCGGAACCGCCCCCTTGGACCGGCTTAAAGTTttcatgcag GTTCATGCCTCCAAGACCAACCACATGAATGTGTTTGGGGGGCTGAAAGGCATGATCCAGGAAGGGGGCGTCCGCTCGCTGTGGCGCGGCAACGGAATCAACGTGCTGAAGATTGCGCCCGAGTCGGCCATCAAGTTCATGGCCTACGAGCAG ATCAAGCGTGGGATCCGCGGCCAGCAGGAGACGCTGCGGGTGCAGGAGAGATTTGTGGCCGGCTCGCTGGCCGGCGCCACCGCTCAGACAATCATTTACCCCATGGAG GTGCTGAAGACCCGGCTGACCCTGCGGAAGACGGGCCAGTACGCAGGGATGGCGGACTGCGCAAAGAAGATCCTACGGAAGGAGGGACTCCGGGCCTTTTACAAGGGCTACCTGCCCAACGTGCTGGGCATCATCCCCTACGCCGGCATCGACCTGGCTATCTACGAG aCGCTGAAGAACATGTGGCTTCAGAAATACAGCTCGCACACCGCCGACCCAGGCATCCTGGTGCTCCTGGCCTGCGGCACAGTGTCCAGCACCTGCGGGCAGATCGCCAGCTACCCCCTGGCCTTGGTGAGGACCCGGATGCAAGCCCAAG cctccatagagggtgccccccagcccaccatgCTGGGGCTCTTCAGGCATATCCTGTCGCGGGAAGGGGTGCTGGGCCTGTACCGGGGCATCGCCCCCAACTTCATGAAGGTGATCCCGGCCGTCAGCATCAGCTACGTGGTCTACGAGAACATGAAGCAGCTGCTGGGCGTGACGTCCAGATGA
- the SLC25A23 gene encoding mitochondrial adenyl nucleotide antiporter SLC25A23 isoform X3 yields the protein MIQEGGVRSLWRGNGINVLKIAPESAIKFMAYEQIKRGIRGQQETLRVQERFVAGSLAGATAQTIIYPMEVLKTRLTLRKTGQYAGMADCAKKILRKEGLRAFYKGYLPNVLGIIPYAGIDLAIYETLKNMWLQKYSSHTADPGILVLLACGTVSSTCGQIASYPLALVRTRMQAQASIEGAPQPTMLGLFRHILSREGVLGLYRGIAPNFMKVIPAVSISYVVYENMKQLLGVTSR from the exons ATGATCCAGGAAGGGGGCGTCCGCTCGCTGTGGCGCGGCAACGGAATCAACGTGCTGAAGATTGCGCCCGAGTCGGCCATCAAGTTCATGGCCTACGAGCAG ATCAAGCGTGGGATCCGCGGCCAGCAGGAGACGCTGCGGGTGCAGGAGAGATTTGTGGCCGGCTCGCTGGCCGGCGCCACCGCTCAGACAATCATTTACCCCATGGAG GTGCTGAAGACCCGGCTGACCCTGCGGAAGACGGGCCAGTACGCAGGGATGGCGGACTGCGCAAAGAAGATCCTACGGAAGGAGGGACTCCGGGCCTTTTACAAGGGCTACCTGCCCAACGTGCTGGGCATCATCCCCTACGCCGGCATCGACCTGGCTATCTACGAG aCGCTGAAGAACATGTGGCTTCAGAAATACAGCTCGCACACCGCCGACCCAGGCATCCTGGTGCTCCTGGCCTGCGGCACAGTGTCCAGCACCTGCGGGCAGATCGCCAGCTACCCCCTGGCCTTGGTGAGGACCCGGATGCAAGCCCAAG cctccatagagggtgccccccagcccaccatgCTGGGGCTCTTCAGGCATATCCTGTCGCGGGAAGGGGTGCTGGGCCTGTACCGGGGCATCGCCCCCAACTTCATGAAGGTGATCCCGGCCGTCAGCATCAGCTACGTGGTCTACGAGAACATGAAGCAGCTGCTGGGCGTGACGTCCAGATGA